One Dokdonia sp. Dokd-P16 genomic window carries:
- a CDS encoding toxin-antitoxin system YwqK family antitoxin encodes MKIVLLCLITLLSSYCYAQGSFNYVNEDGTPCPKGVFGPSKLEGKIVNCLKEGEWKKYLKDGTLYAIENYSKDTLNGLVSRFTNGGVLYIKRMYKKGALNGVYEKYHTSTKGLQTKGYYRDNIKDSVWSEYNIFNGSIRSEKFYNMGKLVTKKEYYAMNNSD; translated from the coding sequence ATGAAAATAGTGTTACTGTGTTTAATTACCCTTTTATCTAGTTACTGCTATGCTCAAGGATCTTTTAATTATGTTAATGAAGATGGTACTCCTTGCCCCAAAGGTGTATTTGGCCCAAGTAAACTAGAGGGTAAAATTGTTAACTGTTTAAAAGAGGGAGAATGGAAAAAATATTTAAAAGATGGAACCTTATATGCTATTGAAAATTATTCTAAAGATACCCTAAATGGTTTAGTATCAAGATTTACTAATGGCGGCGTGTTGTACATAAAAAGAATGTACAAGAAAGGAGCACTTAATGGTGTATATGAAAAGTATCATACCTCAACAAAAGGGCTTCAAACGAAAGGATATTATAGAGACAACATAAAAGATAGTGTTTGGAGTGAATACAATATTTTCAACGGAAGTATTCGGTCTGAAAAGTTCTACAACATGGGAAAATTAGTGACAAAAAAAGAATATTACGCTATGAACAACAGCGATTAA
- a CDS encoding DUF5018 domain-containing protein gives MRIKASLLLILSLLLINCSKDEGPDLSSENKILSFKITSNGDGFNGVINEQSKTITLTTVALETNSTLVPEISISQNATISPNPSSAQDFSQNITYVVTAENGEQTTYTVITNNTPIASEKKILSFQLNIDDEVFDGVIDHASLTIEIETDKNPSYVSPIITISDGATISPDSSEPQNFNSDIQYTVTAEDQTSNVYTVMTKWISFNTVNSAISTSDIATRYYSNATPYVRTTYVDLSIPNSSIILENDTNSYEIATYNYTTYENNNLLNTSFQFEFPTDIVTAIDYKLKYIVDGQVKSVSPFNLDVLSENAPEIISSNQTNYSYNDTLILTGNNLLPGLRIVAHNGLIYQFNESSVSVNDDGTELTLPLDSNINMFPSWVGGSSPSETPIIMYYNARNGQTLVVDFN, from the coding sequence ATGAGAATAAAAGCATCATTACTATTAATACTAAGCTTATTACTAATTAATTGCTCTAAGGACGAGGGTCCAGATTTGAGTTCAGAAAATAAAATCCTCTCATTTAAAATCACTTCAAATGGAGATGGTTTTAATGGAGTAATTAATGAACAAAGTAAAACAATTACGCTTACCACTGTTGCACTTGAGACCAATAGTACTTTGGTTCCTGAAATATCTATTTCTCAAAACGCAACAATATCACCAAACCCGTCAAGTGCTCAAGATTTTAGTCAAAATATCACATATGTTGTTACGGCAGAGAATGGAGAACAGACAACTTATACTGTAATCACCAATAATACTCCAATAGCGAGTGAAAAGAAAATTTTAAGTTTTCAACTGAATATTGATGACGAAGTATTTGATGGAGTAATCGATCATGCTTCTTTAACAATTGAGATAGAAACTGATAAAAACCCATCATATGTATCGCCTATAATTACGATATCAGATGGTGCTACAATCTCACCTGATAGTAGTGAACCTCAAAACTTTAATAGTGACATACAATACACTGTAACAGCAGAGGATCAAACCTCTAATGTTTATACTGTAATGACTAAGTGGATATCATTTAATACTGTGAATAGCGCAATTAGCACTAGTGACATTGCTACTAGATATTATAGTAATGCAACTCCTTATGTAAGGACTACCTATGTAGATTTATCTATTCCAAATTCAAGTATAATTTTAGAGAATGATACTAATAGTTATGAAATCGCGACATATAACTATACTACTTACGAGAATAATAATTTATTAAACACCTCATTTCAATTTGAATTTCCTACAGATATTGTAACCGCAATAGACTACAAACTAAAATATATAGTTGATGGCCAAGTAAAATCTGTTTCTCCTTTTAATCTCGATGTCCTATCAGAAAATGCACCAGAAATTATATCTTCTAATCAAACAAATTATAGTTATAATGACACGTTAATCCTTACGGGAAATAATTTATTGCCTGGTCTTAGAATTGTCGCACATAACGGTTTGATTTATCAATTTAATGAGTCGTCTGTTTCCGTAAATGATGATGGAACTGAGCTAACGTTACCTCTTGATTCAAACATCAATATGTTTCCTTCTTGGGTAGGAGGATCTTCACCTTCTGAGACACCTATTATAATGTATTATAATGCTAGAAATGGACAGACTTTGGTAGTTGATTTTAATTAA
- a CDS encoding suppressor of fused domain protein — protein MEKSESGAPIYRYTASNRNDFELASGGEHIDDISDHIEKHIGEIHMVFHELISDQVHIDVHWVQPTEKRPFHTLVTSGMSDKAMNTPEDVIDCDYAEISICLPAEWKISEEDFKDENNYWPIRWLKQIARFPHEYNTWVGYGHTIPNGNPAEPFAPNTKLNTMVLLPTIVFNEDFHSLKLANKTIDFYSLIPLYTEEVNVKIKKGVEALFDGFDKHAVTDILEINRPNTAKRKKLFGLF, from the coding sequence ATGGAAAAATCTGAATCAGGTGCGCCTATTTATCGTTATACAGCGTCTAATAGAAATGATTTTGAGTTAGCTTCTGGAGGAGAACATATAGATGATATATCAGATCATATTGAAAAGCATATTGGAGAGATCCATATGGTGTTTCATGAGCTTATATCAGATCAAGTTCATATTGATGTACACTGGGTACAACCTACAGAAAAAAGACCATTTCATACACTCGTTACTTCTGGCATGAGTGATAAGGCAATGAATACACCAGAGGATGTTATAGATTGCGATTATGCAGAAATAAGTATTTGTCTACCGGCTGAATGGAAAATCTCTGAAGAAGACTTTAAGGATGAAAACAACTACTGGCCTATTAGATGGTTAAAACAAATAGCTAGATTCCCTCACGAATACAACACTTGGGTTGGTTACGGACACACCATACCCAATGGTAACCCCGCTGAGCCTTTTGCCCCAAACACAAAGCTTAACACCATGGTACTCTTACCTACAATAGTATTTAACGAGGATTTCCATTCTCTAAAGTTGGCAAACAAAACCATTGACTTTTATTCATTAATCCCTCTCTATACCGAGGAAGTTAATGTAAAGATTAAAAAAGGCGTAGAAGCGCTTTTTGATGGCTTTGACAAGCACGCAGTGACAGATATATTGGAAATTAATAGACCTAACACTGCTAAAAGAAAAAAGCTTTTTGGGTTGTTTTAG
- a CDS encoding DUF262 domain-containing protein produces MKTESHSINDVLAKNATSFFIPPFQRAYAWGKPEIERYFSDVTRIIDSDLDEKQKDKLEHFFGTLVIKEEKSGFANKSVIVDGQQRLTTTLIFLIALRDSETEKDKVDFINLNFLTNNTSTYQDKIKLKQVTRDWDSYKSLVNGEDANPGVIKIAYELFKKLIREKKRLNQDVKFEHYITAIQRMNVAVIFLDERPFKGEDPQIIFETLNSLGKPLSLSDLVRNFVLLKMDSDSQSHIYEKVWHPKIEEAFDNNSSRFFRDYLQYKKATSLKVVSDNNTKELYKQFKDFVDESFEKHNDFIDDIVRYVKCYKWIITEINSDIISRDSNNDKVIKELLRIIFHDVKSEAFKPLVLGLLEYHQYDVNDLRLSDETLITTLQSIRTYLIRRRILGLTQGENKNIVTLSKRIPDIARGKQSMMELLTNMIYRLRLPNDTELSNSLKTMNFYKGLSKYSKLILGKIEENNTKVAVDFRNKKVTIEHIMPQKIGEEWKTELGNNYEEVHKTFLHNIGNLILTEFNSEIGNKPFSQKKEKLKTSSLNYRLDIVKHTHWNEHSILEHQSNMIKWLLNTFSLPEELKESSNWNTQLVEKANFSPLDSDAGEMAEGNKPDELTIGDKVIKVKSWQDVILRFLKHLKSDSEFDFEFILDNQLDLFSREETILKWSVLKEIIDANFNHSSRYKTFEGKVWDKVKDLNDDLLFVHINISATRCIQRIASIMDKFNISSKEVSIKLR; encoded by the coding sequence ATGAAAACAGAAAGCCATTCTATAAATGATGTTTTAGCAAAAAATGCAACATCATTTTTTATACCTCCATTTCAACGAGCATACGCTTGGGGAAAGCCTGAAATAGAAAGATATTTTAGTGACGTTACAAGAATTATTGATTCAGACCTAGATGAAAAGCAAAAAGACAAACTCGAGCATTTCTTTGGAACTCTCGTAATTAAAGAGGAAAAGTCTGGATTCGCAAACAAATCAGTAATTGTCGATGGACAGCAAAGACTCACAACTACACTTATTTTTTTAATCGCATTAAGAGATTCTGAAACTGAAAAAGATAAGGTAGATTTCATCAATTTAAACTTCCTAACCAATAATACTTCAACATACCAGGACAAAATAAAGCTTAAACAAGTGACCAGAGATTGGGATTCTTATAAATCTCTAGTAAATGGTGAGGACGCAAATCCCGGCGTAATCAAAATAGCTTACGAATTATTTAAAAAGCTAATACGTGAGAAAAAGAGGCTTAATCAAGATGTAAAATTTGAACATTATATTACTGCGATACAAAGAATGAACGTTGCAGTTATCTTCCTTGATGAAAGGCCATTTAAAGGTGAAGACCCACAAATTATTTTTGAAACCTTAAATTCCTTAGGCAAACCATTATCGCTTTCAGATTTAGTAAGAAATTTTGTTTTGCTTAAAATGGATAGTGATAGTCAGTCACACATTTATGAGAAAGTATGGCACCCAAAAATTGAAGAAGCTTTCGATAATAATAGTTCGAGATTTTTTAGAGATTATCTACAGTATAAAAAGGCTACATCCTTAAAAGTAGTAAGTGATAACAACACCAAAGAATTATACAAACAATTTAAGGACTTTGTAGATGAAAGTTTTGAAAAACATAATGATTTCATTGATGACATAGTTAGATATGTCAAGTGCTATAAGTGGATTATCACCGAAATTAACTCTGATATTATATCTCGCGACAGCAATAATGATAAAGTCATTAAAGAATTGCTTAGAATAATATTTCACGACGTTAAATCTGAAGCATTTAAACCATTGGTGTTAGGCCTTCTAGAATACCATCAATATGATGTTAACGACCTCAGATTAAGTGATGAGACACTAATTACTACTCTTCAATCCATACGTACCTACTTAATACGCAGGAGAATTTTAGGTCTTACACAAGGTGAAAATAAAAATATAGTTACACTAAGTAAACGAATTCCAGATATAGCTCGTGGCAAACAATCAATGATGGAGTTGCTCACTAACATGATTTACAGGTTAAGGCTCCCGAATGACACAGAATTAAGTAATAGTTTGAAAACTATGAATTTCTACAAAGGTCTTAGCAAGTATTCAAAACTAATTCTTGGCAAGATTGAAGAGAACAATACCAAGGTAGCGGTAGATTTCCGAAATAAAAAAGTTACTATTGAACATATTATGCCGCAAAAAATTGGTGAGGAATGGAAAACTGAGTTAGGAAATAACTATGAGGAAGTTCATAAAACATTTTTACATAATATTGGAAATTTAATACTTACAGAGTTTAATAGTGAAATAGGAAATAAGCCATTTTCACAGAAGAAAGAAAAGCTTAAAACTTCATCGCTTAACTATAGATTGGACATCGTTAAGCACACTCATTGGAATGAGCATAGCATATTAGAACACCAATCTAATATGATTAAATGGCTGCTTAATACATTTTCTCTACCTGAAGAATTAAAAGAGAGCTCAAATTGGAATACACAGCTTGTTGAAAAAGCAAACTTTTCTCCATTAGATTCTGATGCGGGTGAAATGGCGGAAGGTAACAAGCCAGATGAATTAACCATTGGTGATAAAGTGATAAAAGTTAAGTCCTGGCAGGATGTTATTTTGAGATTTCTAAAACACCTCAAAAGTGATTCAGAGTTCGACTTTGAATTCATTTTGGACAACCAACTTGACTTATTCAGTAGAGAAGAAACTATTTTAAAATGGAGTGTTTTAAAGGAAATTATTGATGCAAACTTTAATCATTCAAGTAGGTATAAAACTTTTGAAGGGAAAGTATGGGACAAAGTAAAAGACTTAAATGATGATTTACTTTTTGTTCATATAAATATCTCCGCAACAAGATGTATTCAGCGAATAGCTAGTATTATGGATAAATTTAATATTTCATCAAAAGAGGTGTCTATAAAATTGAGATAG
- a CDS encoding ATP-binding protein, with protein sequence MRLTNQVFGVSNELIDTYIVRPKVDNLFTEGLQKNKHIIIYGASKQGKTSLTNKHLDESEYVKVNCSPSSTTLDLFNSIVRQLDVDIIESKDTRTTVGGEIKIGLKAKIKIPFFGGTDAETEATASREKEKGVSFKVVDYNLALAQDLSELLKEINFDKRIILENFHYLEEDVQKQLSIDLRIFEDYNILFIILGIWREKNRLSQFNGDLVDRVIEVPVEPWEESDLAKITDVGLPLLNADFSSVLEYIIESCFDSVGVFQEICKESCYSAHINRTQDELVKIKKENVDNAIEKKLNDYASRHIRCLESFIEQKAKSSDEVPLYIPYYFIKVLLDESFDNITLGLKRKSIQEKIKDIHHRSDNVRPSDMGYFLRNLVSSQIKKNISPPIFDYDISTTSVKIIDSTFYFFLKNCDREEVLENLMVPEGI encoded by the coding sequence ATGAGATTAACAAACCAAGTATTTGGAGTTTCAAATGAATTAATTGACACATATATAGTCCGCCCAAAGGTTGACAACCTCTTTACGGAAGGCTTACAGAAAAATAAACATATTATAATTTATGGAGCTTCTAAGCAAGGAAAAACTTCCCTGACAAACAAACATTTAGATGAAAGTGAGTATGTAAAAGTTAATTGTTCACCTTCTTCAACTACTTTAGATTTATTTAATTCAATAGTTAGACAACTAGACGTCGACATTATCGAATCAAAAGACACAAGGACTACTGTTGGTGGTGAGATCAAAATTGGATTAAAAGCAAAAATTAAAATACCTTTTTTTGGAGGAACTGATGCAGAAACAGAGGCAACTGCTTCAAGAGAAAAGGAAAAGGGTGTTTCATTTAAAGTAGTAGACTACAATCTTGCATTAGCTCAAGACTTATCGGAGTTATTAAAAGAAATTAATTTTGATAAGAGGATTATATTAGAGAATTTCCATTACTTAGAAGAAGATGTACAAAAACAACTTTCTATAGATTTACGAATATTTGAAGATTATAATATTCTTTTCATAATCTTAGGTATTTGGCGAGAAAAAAACCGATTATCTCAATTCAATGGAGATTTAGTTGACCGAGTTATCGAAGTGCCTGTTGAACCTTGGGAAGAGAGTGATTTAGCGAAAATTACAGATGTAGGCTTACCGCTTTTAAATGCTGATTTTAGTTCAGTATTAGAATATATAATTGAGAGTTGCTTTGATAGTGTTGGAGTTTTTCAAGAAATATGCAAAGAATCTTGTTACTCTGCCCACATTAATAGAACTCAAGATGAACTGGTAAAAATTAAAAAGGAAAATGTAGATAATGCAATTGAAAAAAAATTAAATGATTACGCGAGCCGCCATATTAGATGTTTGGAAAGTTTTATTGAACAGAAAGCAAAAAGCTCTGATGAGGTACCTCTATATATTCCCTATTATTTTATCAAAGTCTTATTGGACGAATCATTTGACAATATCACCCTTGGTTTAAAAAGAAAGTCTATTCAAGAAAAGATAAAGGATATACACCATAGATCAGATAATGTAAGACCTTCTGATATGGGTTATTTCTTGAGAAATCTTGTTTCAAGTCAAATCAAAAAGAATATTTCTCCACCAATATTTGATTATGATATAAGCACCACTTCTGTCAAGATAATCGATTCTACTTTTTACTTCTTTTTGAAAAATTGTGACCGAGAAGAAGTACTTGAAAATCTAATGGTTCCAGAAGGTATTTAA
- a CDS encoding VOC family protein, whose amino-acid sequence MSTFFINHIAISVQDVAVSVAFYQKVFGLTEIENTASASPTRWLALGDGKQLHLIPRPGETVITNKAVHLALATADLASFITHIKNLNIDYADWRGTPTKDYVRNDGIQQVYFQDPDGYWIEVNDDA is encoded by the coding sequence ATGAGCACTTTCTTTATAAATCATATTGCCATTTCTGTACAAGACGTAGCCGTCTCTGTTGCCTTTTACCAAAAAGTATTTGGGCTTACCGAAATAGAAAACACCGCCTCTGCCTCCCCTACTCGCTGGCTCGCCCTAGGTGATGGCAAGCAGCTGCACCTCATCCCAAGACCAGGCGAAACTGTAATCACTAACAAAGCTGTACACCTCGCACTTGCCACCGCAGACCTTGCTTCCTTTATCACGCACATTAAAAATCTCAATATAGATTATGCCGACTGGCGAGGAACGCCCACTAAAGATTATGTACGTAATGATGGGATCCAGCAAGTGTACTTCCAGGATCCAGATGGCTACTGGATAGAAGTAAATGACGATGCTTAG
- a CDS encoding ATP-dependent helicase, with amino-acid sequence MDSKLEVYIEGLNEAQRAPTLHKDGALIVIAGAGSGKTRVLTLRIAYLMSQGVDAFNILSLTFTNKAAREMKKRISDIVGSSEAKNLWMGTFHSIFAKILRIEADKLGYPSNFTIYDTQDSQRLISAIIKELQLDKDIYKYKQIQNRISSFKNSLITVRAYQNDPELVEADAMAKRPRMGEIYAEYVDRCFKAGAMDFDDLLLRTNELLNRFPEVLNKYQNRFKYILVDEYQDTNHSQYLIVKALSDKFQNICVVGDDSQSIYAFRGANINNILNFQKDYENVAMYRLEQNYRSSKVIVEAANSVIEKNKTRLDKTVWTANPDGGEIIVHRSPTDGEEGRYVASSIFENRMNHQLMNGDFAILYRTNAQSRAMEDALRKRDIPYRIYGGLSFYQRKEIKDVLGYLRVLINPKDEEALKRVINYPARGIGGTTIDKLTVAAKHYGRSMFEVMDKIEQLGPSMNINRGTQTKLKNFVTMIKSFQILNEQSDAFTVAETVAKKTGLLQELKKDGTPEGVARIENIEELLNGMRDFVEEQRELADTTGSLAEFLEDVALATSMDNDTGDDDRVALMTIHLAKGLEFPFVYIVGMEEDLFPSGMSMSTRSELEEERRLFYVALTRAEKQAYLTYTESRYRWGKLVDAEPSRFIEEIDDKYLDYQTPMMRNRYKSLMDIDEYGEVDKSKLRLKKPVSGTPPRVGNPSQDQLRKLRKIRPTSGDEPVSSLAGALEAGTVVKHIRFGKGIVVGLEGKGQDQKAEINFENGGLKKLLLRFAKLEIVS; translated from the coding sequence ATGGATTCAAAATTAGAAGTATATATTGAGGGCTTAAACGAGGCCCAACGCGCTCCCACACTACATAAAGACGGAGCATTAATTGTAATTGCAGGTGCGGGATCTGGTAAAACGCGTGTGCTTACCTTACGTATTGCTTACCTCATGTCACAGGGAGTAGACGCCTTTAACATCTTATCACTCACCTTTACAAATAAGGCGGCACGTGAGATGAAAAAGCGTATCTCTGATATTGTGGGTAGCTCTGAGGCAAAGAATTTATGGATGGGAACCTTTCACTCCATTTTTGCCAAAATATTGCGTATTGAAGCAGATAAGCTAGGGTACCCGTCTAACTTTACGATTTATGATACCCAAGACTCGCAGCGTTTAATAAGCGCGATTATCAAAGAGCTGCAGTTGGATAAGGATATCTATAAGTACAAGCAGATACAAAACCGTATTTCTTCTTTTAAAAACAGCTTGATTACGGTACGTGCGTATCAAAATGATCCTGAGCTGGTAGAGGCAGATGCGATGGCAAAACGCCCGCGTATGGGGGAGATTTATGCAGAGTATGTAGATCGCTGTTTTAAAGCAGGGGCGATGGACTTTGATGATTTACTACTACGCACAAACGAGTTGCTTAACCGTTTTCCAGAGGTGCTTAATAAATACCAAAATCGTTTTAAATACATACTGGTAGATGAGTACCAAGATACCAACCATAGCCAGTACCTGATTGTAAAGGCACTGTCTGATAAGTTTCAGAATATCTGTGTGGTGGGAGATGACTCGCAAAGTATCTACGCCTTCCGTGGGGCAAACATTAATAACATTTTGAACTTTCAGAAGGATTATGAGAATGTAGCAATGTACCGCCTAGAGCAGAACTATCGCTCCTCAAAAGTGATTGTGGAGGCTGCAAACAGTGTGATAGAAAAAAACAAAACCAGACTGGATAAAACAGTATGGACCGCAAACCCAGATGGTGGTGAGATTATCGTGCACCGCTCTCCTACAGATGGTGAGGAGGGACGCTATGTGGCGAGTTCTATTTTTGAAAATAGAATGAATCACCAGCTCATGAATGGGGATTTTGCGATTTTATATAGAACAAACGCACAGTCACGTGCGATGGAGGATGCCTTGCGTAAGCGAGATATCCCATACCGTATTTATGGAGGGTTATCCTTCTATCAGCGTAAGGAGATTAAGGATGTGCTGGGTTACCTGCGCGTGCTTATTAACCCAAAAGATGAGGAGGCACTCAAGCGTGTGATTAACTATCCTGCAAGAGGAATAGGTGGTACGACCATAGATAAGCTTACGGTGGCTGCAAAGCACTACGGGCGCTCTATGTTTGAGGTGATGGATAAAATAGAACAGCTAGGTCCGTCGATGAATATAAATCGCGGTACACAGACCAAGCTTAAGAATTTTGTCACGATGATTAAGAGTTTCCAGATTCTTAATGAGCAAAGTGATGCCTTTACGGTGGCAGAAACGGTAGCAAAGAAAACGGGACTCTTACAAGAACTTAAAAAAGATGGAACTCCAGAGGGTGTTGCTCGTATAGAAAATATAGAGGAGCTACTCAATGGTATGCGCGACTTTGTAGAGGAGCAAAGGGAACTGGCAGATACTACAGGTTCGCTAGCAGAGTTTCTAGAAGATGTGGCACTTGCCACAAGTATGGATAATGATACCGGTGATGATGATCGCGTGGCGCTTATGACCATACACCTGGCAAAGGGACTTGAGTTTCCATTTGTGTACATTGTGGGTATGGAGGAAGATCTCTTTCCTTCTGGGATGAGTATGAGCACGCGTAGTGAGCTAGAGGAGGAGCGCCGCTTGTTTTATGTGGCACTTACAAGGGCAGAGAAGCAGGCGTACCTTACCTATACAGAGTCTAGATATCGCTGGGGTAAACTGGTAGATGCAGAGCCTAGCCGTTTTATAGAGGAAATAGATGATAAGTATCTGGATTACCAGACGCCTATGATGAGAAACCGCTATAAGTCACTCATGGATATAGATGAGTATGGCGAGGTAGATAAAAGTAAATTACGATTAAAGAAGCCGGTGAGTGGTACGCCACCTAGAGTGGGTAACCCATCACAAGACCAACTACGCAAGTTGCGCAAGATAAGACCCACTAGCGGTGATGAGCCTGTCTCTTCACTCGCAGGAGCGCTGGAAGCGGGAACGGTGGTAAAGCATATCCGTTTTGGTAAAGGGATTGTGGTAGGACTGGAAGGGAAAGGCCAAGATCAAAAAGCAGAAATTAATTTTGAAAATGGCGGCCTTAAAAAGTTGTTATTACGTTTTGCTAAACTTGAGATTGTAAGCTAG
- a CDS encoding alpha/beta hydrolase, producing the protein MKLLYILCLLTAMSWSCSDSGETTTDVITPDTEMEEAVALEAITLTDVPYGNDPAQVYDIYLPAGRSAAKTKMIILIHGGGWTEGDKENVSAFINLVQSQHPDYGVVNMNYVLADPPAIPAFPNQFLDVQAVINQLNDTASELQFNNEYGFIGLSAGAHIAMMYDYTYDVDDQVKFVANIVGPADFTDPFYADGPGFETYVAALTDESAYPENANYSELLSPAKVVTASASPTLQFYGDQDPLVPLTNGQRLDTALSNAGVPHIFTIYEGGHGDWDATSYLDVQQKIGAYINLYLPIED; encoded by the coding sequence ATGAAACTACTATATATCCTATGCTTACTGACTGCAATGAGCTGGAGCTGCTCAGATAGTGGCGAGACTACCACAGATGTCATTACTCCTGATACGGAGATGGAAGAAGCTGTTGCACTCGAGGCGATTACGCTTACAGATGTTCCCTACGGTAATGACCCTGCGCAGGTGTATGATATCTATTTACCTGCAGGACGTAGTGCTGCCAAAACTAAGATGATTATCCTCATACACGGTGGTGGCTGGACAGAGGGAGATAAGGAAAATGTATCTGCTTTTATAAATCTTGTACAATCACAACATCCTGATTATGGGGTGGTAAATATGAATTACGTGCTGGCAGATCCTCCTGCGATACCGGCATTCCCTAATCAGTTTCTGGATGTGCAGGCGGTTATCAATCAGCTGAATGATACTGCTAGCGAATTGCAATTTAATAACGAGTATGGTTTTATAGGACTTAGTGCTGGTGCACATATTGCGATGATGTATGACTATACCTATGATGTGGATGACCAAGTAAAATTTGTAGCCAACATAGTAGGTCCTGCAGATTTTACAGATCCTTTTTATGCTGACGGTCCAGGTTTTGAAACCTACGTAGCCGCACTTACTGATGAAAGTGCGTATCCTGAGAATGCCAATTACAGCGAACTATTAAGCCCTGCCAAAGTAGTGACTGCAAGTGCTAGCCCTACCCTTCAGTTTTACGGAGATCAAGATCCGCTGGTGCCGCTTACTAATGGTCAGCGACTAGATACGGCGCTTTCTAATGCTGGTGTTCCGCATATATTTACTATTTATGAAGGTGGTCATGGAGATTGGGATGCAACGAGCTACCTCGATGTTCAGCAAAAAATAGGCGCATACATCAACCTCTACTTACCTATAGAAGATTAA
- a CDS encoding DUF2945 domain-containing protein — protein sequence MIKEGTKVQWKWGNGTAEGKVTETFTESVTRTIKGSEVTRNGESGNKALYIEQEDGDKVLKLEDEVERVD from the coding sequence ATGATCAAAGAAGGAACAAAAGTACAGTGGAAATGGGGTAACGGTACCGCAGAAGGAAAAGTAACCGAAACATTTACAGAGAGTGTAACCCGCACTATCAAGGGCAGCGAAGTTACTCGCAATGGAGAGTCTGGTAATAAGGCGCTATACATCGAGCAAGAAGATGGAGATAAAGTACTCAAACTTGAGGACGAAGTAGAGCGCGTAGATTAG
- a CDS encoding L-threonylcarbamoyladenylate synthase, protein MSKFIKLYEENPNPKDLKEIVKILKNGGLIIYPSDTVYALGCDITNTKALERVAQIKEVKLAKANFSFVCEDLSNLSDYVKQIDTKTFKILKRALPGPYTFILPGNNNLPSVFKKKKEVGIRVPDNEITRAIVRALGNPIISTSIYDEDEVIEYTTDPELIFEKWQNRVDVIVDGGYGGNIPSTVIDLTGDEPILIREGKGSPEL, encoded by the coding sequence ATGTCAAAGTTTATAAAACTCTACGAAGAGAATCCAAATCCTAAGGACTTAAAGGAAATCGTAAAAATCCTAAAAAACGGCGGACTCATTATTTATCCAAGTGATACGGTGTATGCGCTGGGCTGCGATATTACAAATACCAAAGCACTAGAACGCGTAGCACAGATAAAAGAAGTAAAGCTGGCTAAGGCAAACTTCTCCTTTGTATGTGAGGATCTAAGCAACCTATCTGATTATGTAAAGCAGATAGATACTAAGACCTTTAAAATATTGAAACGAGCACTACCTGGACCTTATACATTTATTTTACCGGGTAACAATAACTTACCTAGCGTCTTTAAGAAGAAAAAGGAGGTAGGAATCCGTGTTCCAGATAATGAGATTACAAGAGCCATCGTAAGAGCATTAGGTAATCCTATTATTTCTACGTCAATCTATGATGAAGATGAGGTGATAGAATATACCACAGATCCAGAATTAATATTCGAGAAGTGGCAAAATCGCGTTGACGTAATTGTAGACGGTGGTTATGGAGGTAATATTCCTTCTACCGTAATTGACCTTACGGGTGATGAGCCTATTCTTATAAGAGAAGGAAAAGGAAGCCCAGAATTATAA